From Rhododendron vialii isolate Sample 1 chromosome 7a, ASM3025357v1:
GAAGATTAGACTGACTTTGGGGGGACTTTTTCAGAGATCCTTGTCCGGCGATGTCACCTTGCATTTGGAAAGACAGTTTGAGGAAGGGGAAATTGTGGCTGTTCTAAAAGGGTGCAATAGCTTAAAGGCTCCAGGCCCGGATGGTTTTAGCTTTTCGTTTATCAAGAAGGGGTGGGATTTCATGAAGGACGTAATTATCCAATTCTTTTCAGAATTTCACAGGAATGGAAAGCTCACGAGAGGTATTAACTCAACCTTTGTTGGTTTAATTCCTAAGGTTGATTGTCCTACTTCTTTTAAGGATTTTAGACCTATTAGCATGGTGGGGAGTGTTTATAAAATCCTATCCAAAGTGTTAGCTAATAGGATTAAGGAGCATCTTCCTGTTATCATTGGTGAAGCCCAAGCTGCTTTTGTAGGGGGTAAACAAATATTGGATGGTGTTTTGATTGCTAATGAGGCTATTCACTGTTGGAAAAATTCTGCTCAAGGAGGTCTAATTCTTAAATTAGATTTTGAGAAAGCGTATGACTGTGTGAATTGGGGTTTTCTTTTGGATATGCTTAAGAATGTAGGTTTTGGGGAGCGGTGGTGTGAGTGGATTAAAGAATGTTGTTCCACAGTTTCTATGTCTGTCTTGATTAATGGATCAGCTACAAGGGAGTTCCAAACCCAGAAAGGATTGAGACAGGGGGATCCCTTATCACCCTTTTTGTTCAACATAGTAGCTGAAGCACTCAATATCATGCTGGAAAGAGCTCGTGCGAAAAATATCATTAAAGGCGTAAAGTTGGGGAACAATGGAGTAACTATTTCCCACTTGCAGTTTGCCGATGATACGATTCTTTTTTGCAACAACGATCTGGAGGAAATGGGGAACATTAAACGAATTCTTAGGTGCTTTCAATTAATGTCTGGCCTAAAGATCAACTACTCTAAGAGCTCCATTTGTGGTATAAATGTTCAACAGGAGGATATTGAAGCGCTTGCACATGTGATGGGCTGTAGAGTGGAGTCTTTGCCCATTAAATACCTTGGGCTTCCGTTAGGTGCTAATCCAAGGAAGGTCAAAAAGTGGAGCCTATTCTTGAACGGACTCAAAAGAGGCTAAGCATTTGGAGATCGAGAACCATCTCTACCGGGGGAAGACTTACGCTTATCAACCATAATTCTAGCACTCTGCCGATTTACTACATGTCCCTATTCAAAATGCCAATGGCAGTTGCAAAGTCGCTGGAGAAATtacaaagacaatttttttggggcgaTACACcggacaaaaagaaaatgcacatGGTGAATTGGGAGAAGATTACtttgagaaaggaaaatgggGGCTTAGGGATCAAAAGATTGATACAACAAAATTTGGCTATTCTtgctaagtggtggtggagatttggcAGTGATAGAAACTCTTTGTGGGTAAAAGTTATTCGTGGGAAATATAATTTGGACCGAAGGAGCTGGCTTCCATATACACAGGGCTCAGGTTCAATTTCTAATGTATGGAGGGACATATGCTCAGTGGGAAATATTGATTCGGCCCTGGGATTTTCTCTCCGAGAGGGCTTCAAGGTGCAAGTAAACTTAGGTCATGATACTCTATTTTGGGAACATAGCGGGCTGGGTTATACTACGCTTAGAGAGGAATTTCCAAGACTATATCGCCGGTCCATGCAACAGGATGTGGTTCTGACCAATATTTGTGAAGGAAGGGGCAGTGGAGATTGGAATTTGCAGTTTAGAGGAACGCTTCGTGTCCGGGAGAATCAACAGTACGAGGACTTAAAACAAAGACTGAATGGTGTGACATTGGATCCCTCAAAACCAGACTCGCTTCAGTGGATATGGACAGCAGATAAAACCTTCTCGGTGAAATCGGTTTATAGGCAATGGGAATCCCTTACACAGACTCCAAACACTCTTCTGGGTTTGATGTGGAGGAACTTGAGCCCCCCTaaagtggaaattttttcaTGGATGGCCACTCAAGATAGAGTTGCAACTCGGTCGGTACTTGTTGATAGGAATGTAATTTCTGAGATTCACTTGGCAGTGTGCCCATTCTGTGCTCTTCATGTGGAAACCCCTCAACATCTTCTCCTACACTGTCGATTTGTGTGGGTAGTATGGTCAGGAATTCTGGAATGGTGGAACCTACAGTGGGCATGCCCATCCGCAGTAGCAGAGTTGGCGCTTTGGTGGTTTGGGAATAGGTTTCGCAACTTGGAGAAAGCTACATGGGAAGTTTGTTTTTATGCAACTCTTTGGTCCATCTGGTTAACAAGGAATGATTATATCTTCAATGGAGCAACAACCCAGGCTTCGGAAGTGGTGGAGTTAGTCAAAACTAGAGTAGCCATGTGGATGAAGGCTAAGTTTGACATCAAGATTTACACAGTGGAGGATTTTAAAGGTTATTTGGTTGGGATACGAAAAGTGAAGGTGTAGAGTAAGTATTTGAGGGTGTTTTATCTAACTTTGGTTGGATAGATCTTTGTACTTTTGGTTTCCTCatcgatgtaccccttcgagtttaataaaaagttccgtttgccgagcaaaaaaaaaaaaaacaaaactatatgtttcacttttttttgtctttaccGAACTTTTAGGTTTTTAGTCATAGTCATAATTTTTAACCTTTGAGTTTTGTATCAAGAAAATTTAATACAAATCTGAAAAATATGAGACGAACAATGACAATAAGTCAATAATAATTTTGCCTAAACACACCCGGCAAGGCCATTACCAAATGACTGTACTCGCCTTCTCAACAGGTCCATCTCTGAGTTTTCGGAGGCCCTATGCCAATTTTTTAAACGACCCCCTATATATTCTACTGAAGTAGATAAATTGTTTTTGAAAGATCAACTTTAAAGATAAATATTACAAGTATTCGGAATAAAGGTAAAACAAAacgctactctctctctctagaatgcTCCTTCCCCACCCCCTCCTTTTCTGTACCCCTTCAATCCTAGTCGAAGGAAGAACTAGATCAGATTGAGAGAAGCACAAGAAAAGTGAAGAATAATCTTGATTCTAATTCCTCTGAACTCTCCAGTCCTATGGACACCGAAATCCATATCTCTCAAGTTAGTGAAACTCCAAATACGCAAGTGGATACTGACATGGAAACCCACCCCTCTGCCAAGGTCGCTTCAGACCAGGGATTGCCACACGCTAAAACTACTGAAATCTCTTTCAAAGCTGCCTTGGTGCAATCTAAAGCACTGACTAAGGATGATATTGAAAAAAGAATTGCTGAATTTGGGGAAAGTGACGATGAAGACGAGGAAATGGAGGAGAGTGATCCTCCCCCcaccaaatccaaaatcaaaatcacctTCTCAAAAGAACGACTCAAGCGGAGCAGAGCTCAGTGGAGAGGCTGCCTAATCATAAAATTGTTGGGGAAAAATCTAGGATTCAAAACCCTTATGGATAGAATTCACCGACTCTGGAATTTGGAGGGAACAATTGTTCCGATCGATGTAGGACTGGGTTTCTACATCATTCGTTTCGAAACAAAAACAGACTACCACAGAGTTTACACGGGTGGTCCTTCGATCATCCAAGACCATTATCTCACTGTAAGGAAATGGCACAGCAACTTCAAGGCAGATATGGCAGAAGCCATTAAAACGGCTGTTTGGGTTAGGGTTCCACTCCTACCCATGGAATTTTATGAAGAGGACAACATCAATGAGATTGCTGAAAAGCTGGGAAAACCATTGAAAGTGGACAACAAAACTATGGTCTCGGTTCGGGGTAGCTATGCCCGGATCTGCGTTGAGATGGATTTGAGCCAGCCGCTTCCACCATCGATTGCAGTAGAGAAATATGATTATTATCTTGAATATGAACATTTACATCTTATTTGTTTCTCTTGTGGTAGGGTGGGTCATCGACGGGAGACCTGTGGAGCGTTACCGGCGACGGAGATGACTGGTGGTGTTGCAGAGCCTACCGTTGACAATCACATCAGGGCTGACAACAAACCAGTCCGTTTTAACGGACAAATTGCTCAGGAGGATCCAAAAGAAATTGGGTATGGGGATTGGATGGTTGTCTCTAGACGGCCTAGAAAACTAAATAGCCCAAATGGGCCGAGAAACCCAGAAGCCCAAGCACAAAACCACCCCAATGCCAGGAATACAAAGCCTATGGGACAGCCTCGAGTAGGCCAAAGATATCAAAATTCAGAGCccaaccaacaaaaacaatacaaGGATAAAGGCCTAGCATTACAACAACCTGCTACTAGTAAACCAAACAAGCCTAATCACATTGAACAAATTCCTAGTGGTTCCAGATTTAGCCCATTGGTTGGGCAAGCCTCTACATCTAGCCTAGTTCCTACCTCGGATCAGCCTACTCCAGTTTTAATTCCCATCCCCAAAAAGGTTACTCCCAAGAACGCCAAACCTAAACAGCCAAACCCTAACATCACTATCAACCTGCCCTTTACAACCCCTAGCCCCACTCTCATCCCCACCACCAAGCCGCTACCCAATCAACATACTTAAACATCTAAACCACCGGATTTGGCAGCCATCACCACGGTAACTTACCATGAATTTGCCAGGAATGCAGAAGCTGCTGCTCAGGGACGACAAGGAGAGGGTGGTACTCAATGCAAAGACAGAAGCTCTTCTCCACATCGCGACCGTATGGTGGGCGGAAGGAACAAGCATGAAGATAAAGATAAACGAGGCTATCGGAGGAGGTCAGTATCGGTACCACGTGAAGCTCCATCCCTTGTGGAAACCACCAGCATACCGCATGAGGATTCTTAGGCTTCTAGACCTTGGTAACGGATTTTCTTTGGACGATAATTTCTTAATGCCCAGTTTCAATATTTTGCTCTGGAATTGTAGAGGTGCAGGTAATGACAACTTTAAGCGTCATTTTTCTGAGCTTGTCCGAATGCATAAGCCTGAGATCGTGGGCCTCCTTGAAACAAAAATTACTTTCAAGAAAATGGggctctttttcaaaaatttgggtttCTTCGGTTCGGCTTATGTGGACCCTAATGGTAGAGCTGGAGGAATTTGGCTTGTATGGGATACCTCCAAGGTATCCATAAACATTACCCATGCCTCCTCTCAAGCTATCCATTCTGAGATCACGAAGGATGGCTTTGAGGATTGGGTTCTTACTACTGCTTATGCCAGCCCTAACCCCAGAAATAGAGAAATTATGTGGGAAGATATGGAAGTCCAAGCCCATAGCAACAATAAACCTTGGCTGGTGGCGGGCGATCTAAACGACACATTAAATTCTTCTGAAGGTCGTAGCTATTCAGTGGATACTAACTCTAGCCAAAGACGAAGGTTTGCCGACCTTGTCAATAACTGCAACCTGGTAGACTTGGGATTCTCAGGCCCCAAGTTCACCTAGAACAATGGGAGAAAAGGTATGGCAAATGTCCAAAAACGTCTTGACCGTGCTCTCTGTAATGAGGAATGGCGAAATCTTTTTCCAGAAGGTATGGTCCAAAGCCTTCCTCGTACTTATTCTGATCATACACCTATATTGATTCATGTTTTCGGTAAAAATAGATTTAATCCCATTAGAAGACCTTTTCATATGGAAGCTGCGTGGTTAACGAATCCTTCTTTTGAACATCTGGTTGCTAACGCTTGGCATGGGCTGAACATTTTTGATAGCATTAAAAATGTGTCTAAAGAAGCAATGGTCTGGAATAAAGAGGTTTTTGGCAATATTTTTAGAAGGAAACATTGGGTTCTTGCTCGTTTGGGAGGGCTTCAAAGATCTTTTGATTACCATTTCTCTCACAGCCTTCAATGTTTAGAAAAAGATCTTATCGCTGAATTTAATGAGATCCTTAATCAGGAAGAGATTCTTTGGTATCAAAAGTCCAGGACTAAGTGGATCACTTCGGGTGATAAAAACACTAGATTTTTTCATCTATCCACCATAATTCACAGGAATAAGGCAAAAATCACATGCTTGAAAAATGCTAATAATAGTTGGATCGAGGAACCTAGTGAACTTGCCAATCTTGTTCAATCCCACTTTACTGACCTTTTCACTAGGTCCCCTATTTCTTCTTCCAGGGCTCACTCGTCTGGGAATCACAATATTATTCCTGATTCTGACCATTTGCTTCTTAACACTTGCCCTTCTAATGCTGAGATTTGGGAAAGTATTAAAAGTATCCAACCTTACAAAGCTCCTGGTCCTGATGGCTTTCAAGCTATTTTTTACCATAAATATTGGAACATAGTGGGCCCGGAGGTTTGTAAGTTCATTCAAACTTGTTTCACTACTTGGACCATACCGATTGAGCTGAATAGAACTTTCATTGCTCTTATTCCTAAATGCAAGAAGCTTGATACTGTCAAATTGTTTAGGCCTATTAGTTTATGCAATGTGATTTATAAAGTCATCACCAAAATTCTTGTTGCTAGATTGAGGCCTTTTCTCAAATCCATCATCAGCCCCACTCAAAATAGTTTCATTCCTGGGAGATCCACCTCggataatattattattattcaagAAGTTCTTCAcactttgaaaaaaaagaaagggaaaaagggaggaatgatttttaaaattgatttggaaaaggcttATGACAAGATATCTTGGGATTTCCTTGCTGACACTTTGGGATTTTTCAATTTCAGCCCTAATTGGATAAAGCTCATAATGACTTGTGTTACTAACCTATCCACTTCTATTCTGTGGAATGGAGAGGCTCTCCCTGAATTTTCTCCTGGACGTGGGCTTAGACAAGGGGATCCCCTTTCCCCTTATCTTTTTCTGCTTTGCATGGAAAGATTATCAATTCTTATTAATAAGAAAGCTAGTGAAGGTAGTTGAAAAGGAATCAAGGTTTCTCGTCATTCCCCTCATCTAACTCACCTATTTTTTGCCAATGATTTGATCTTATTTGGTGCAGATAATTTTAATACCTGCCATGCCATGATTGACACCCTCAACACTTTTTGTGATATGTCGGGTCAGTGCATTAGTTTCAACAAGTCTAAGATGTTCGTATCTCCTAATGTGCCTAGGGATAGGGCTAATCGGTTGAGCAATATTGTGGGAATCCAGCTTACTAATGATTTGGGAAAATATCTTGGTATTCCCCTTATACATGGTTGGGTGAGCAAAAATCACTTTATTAACATTGTGGAAAAGGTCCAGCGTAAACTACTGGCTGGATAAACAATACCATGAATCTCGCGGGTCGGGCTACTATGATACAATCTGTGTCCTCCACCATCCCTAGCTATTCTATGCAGACCatgtgttgaaaaatgtatgcattataatttgtgaaaatttatatgcatctctattaattattttgatgattaattcaatgatatttttattcggcaaatacaaaattatcgaaaagtcgattcccgaattaaatattttcgtgaccttgaaatatagcataaagtctcttggattcatgatttatatttacaaagactttattgagctcaatacatgctttaacggtttatttagatgaaattgtgagccacaggttgacgaaccggctgacaagccggctgtctgaacagaaagctgtgacaaccggacgaccacccggatgaccactctatcaaacggctagtttccaacggctagtttcaaacggctagtttccaacggctagtttcaaacggctagtttccaacggctagttttcaacggctagtttccaacggctagttccaacggctagtttccaacggctaggaagcatatggatggctatataaggcatcaagaactcattaatgagtacatacacaagctacaacattccatattattgcaagagcaaattctcaaaagatcaaagccaaaaattctcattgttcttccactttcatattattcttgagagaaaatttgtacaagtcgtgagcgataattttcataccttcttcacatacttgtatttcctaagtgagtgtttgagtcaaacacttgaaagcttagaagaccaaattcgggttggaatttgggtgttattgtttttgagaagttttcggagaaaattcttgcggttgtgctagctcctcgggaaagctagaggcattcggttcttgtaagcacccgcaagacttacaagttgtaatcttttaaagattagtctaaccttcaagtaattgcttgaggagaagtggagtagggccggaccgtggacatatccggaccgaaccactataaacgggttctatctctctatctctctattttgattgcatacttattgtttgcatatattgttagagataaatttttattggtaattattactagcaatcctattcacccccccctctaggttgcataatttgggtaacaattggtatcagagcctcggctcttgtttgtagatttaaccatctaagagttaagatccatggcaaccactagtaatgtttcttgtatcgaaggtcaatcgtccaatagacctcccttgttcaccggagaaaattactctcattggaaaaatagaatgatgatctttattcaatccacggattatgatctatggaaaattatcaaaaatggtcccattattcctactaagaaagttggagaagagactatgcctaaaccagattatgagtggagtcatttggaaaaggcttcaatagaaaagaactatagagctatgaaccttcttttttgtgctattactcccaatgaatatgattgtgtttccgcatgtgaatcggctaaagaaatatgggataagttagaaatgtcacatgaaggagatagtcaagttaaggagtccaaaattgatattcttgtgcatagctatgagctcttcaaaatgaaaccggatgaatctatatctcaaatgtttgctagatttgctagtattactaacggtttaaaagctcttggaaagatttacagtcaatccgaaatgacaaggaaggtgctccgttccatgccaaccaattgggacactaccacctccatcatcctacaatccaaagatttctcaacatacacgatggacaagctcatgggatctctcatgacggaggaaatgcatcacaacctcaagggtgaaaaagagaagaaagttaaggatcttgccttcaaaagtacaacaagcaaatcaaaaagcaaggaggattcaagcaacgaaagtgaggatgatgaaatggcgctcatcacaaaaacgttcaagaaactcctcaaaaatagagcatctcacaaaggcagaggattttcaagaaaagatggaggcaaagaagaaaatagtaaaaaggatccaatcatttgctacgagtgcaagaagcccggccacatcaaaagtgaatgtccatatgccaaaaaatattcaaagaaggacaaaaggagagctatgatggccacatggaacaatagtgacgatagtagctccgatgaggacgatgagcaacaagaggtcgctaacttgtgtttcatggccatcgaagaaaacgaggtagatctcgactcatcctattcctttgatgaattgtttattgcctataaagagttgaaagtagaatttgaaaaagttgtttctaaaaacaaatttcttaaaaaggttgctaaagatctctcactagaaatggatgatttaattgaagagaaagatattttggaggaagaaaatgaaagtttaagaacctctttggcaaaagaaaaagagtatttgaaggatacttccaaaaacgaatctttagaaaaacaaattgatgatttaactaattctctttcaaaactcactaatggaaaa
This genomic window contains:
- the LOC131332098 gene encoding uncharacterized protein LOC131332098, whose product is MDTEIHISQVSETPNTQVDTDMETHPSAKVASDQGLPHAKTTEISFKAALVQSKALTKDDIEKRIAEFGESDDEDEEMEESDPPPTKSKIKITFSKERLKRSRAQWRGCLIIKLLGKNLGFKTLMDRIHRLWNLEGTIVPIDVGLGFYIIRFETKTDYHRVYTGGPSIIQDHYLTVRKWHSNFKADMAEAIKTAVWVRVPLLPMEFYEEDNINEIAEKLGKPLKVDNKTMVSVRGSYARICVEMDLSQPLPPSIAVEKYDYYLEYEHLHLICFSCGRVGHRRETCGALPATEMTGGVAEPTVDNHIRADNKPVRFNGQIAQEDPKEIGYGDWMVVSRRPRKLNSPNGPRNPEAQAQNHPNARNTKPMGQPRVGQRYQNSEPNQQKQYKDKGLALQQPATSKPNKPNHIEQIPSGSRFSPLVGQASTSSLVPTSDQPTPVLIPIPKKVTPKNAKPKQPNPNITINLPFTTPSPTLIPTTKPLPNQHT